The Streptomyces sp. NBC_01255 genome window below encodes:
- the pstB gene encoding phosphate ABC transporter ATP-binding protein PstB → MAKRIDVSGLSAYYGAHKAIDDISMTVEPRSVTAFIGPSGCGKSTFLRTLNRMHEVTPGGRVEGKVMLDDENLYGSHVDPVAVRRTVGMVFQRPNPFPTMSIFDNVAAGLRLNGKYKKAQLNDIVEKSLKGANLWNEVKDRLNKPGSGLSGGQQQRLCIARAIAVEPDVLLMDEPCSALDPISTLAIEDLIGELKERFTIVIVTHNMQQAARVSDRTAFFNLSAVGQPGKLIELDDTERIFSNPSVQATEDYISGRFG, encoded by the coding sequence ATGGCCAAGCGAATCGACGTCAGCGGCCTCTCCGCGTACTACGGCGCCCACAAGGCGATCGACGACATCTCCATGACCGTCGAGCCCCGCTCCGTGACGGCTTTCATCGGCCCCTCCGGCTGCGGCAAGTCCACCTTCCTGCGCACCCTGAACCGCATGCACGAGGTCACCCCCGGCGGCCGCGTCGAGGGCAAGGTGATGCTGGACGACGAGAACCTGTACGGGTCGCACGTCGACCCGGTCGCCGTGCGCCGCACGGTGGGCATGGTCTTCCAGCGCCCCAACCCCTTCCCCACCATGTCGATCTTCGACAACGTGGCGGCGGGCCTGCGCCTCAACGGCAAGTACAAGAAGGCCCAGCTCAACGACATCGTCGAGAAGTCCCTCAAGGGCGCGAACCTCTGGAACGAGGTCAAGGACCGCCTGAACAAGCCGGGCTCCGGCCTCTCCGGCGGCCAGCAGCAGCGTCTGTGCATCGCCCGTGCCATCGCGGTCGAGCCCGACGTCCTGCTGATGGACGAGCCCTGCTCGGCCCTCGACCCGATCTCCACCCTCGCCATCGAGGACCTGATCGGCGAGCTGAAGGAGCGCTTCACGATCGTCATCGTGACGCACAACATGCAGCAGGCCGCCCGCGTCTCGGACCGCACGGCCTTCTTCAACCTGTCGGCCGTCGGCCAGCCCGGCAAGCTCATCGAGCTGGACGACACCGAGCGCATCTTCTCCAACCCGAGCGTCCAGGCGACCGAGGACTACATCTCCGGCCGCTTCGGCTAG
- a CDS encoding inorganic phosphate transporter: MDTFALIVTIGVALGFTYTNGFHDSANAIATSVSTRALTPRAALAMAAVMNLAGAFMGSGVAKTVSEGLIETPTGDKGMGILFAALVGAIIWNLVTWYFGLPSSSSHALFGGMVGAALAGGTEVLWGGVLDKVVIPMFISPVVGLVAGYLVMCAIMWMFRKANPHKAKRGFRIAQTVSAAGMALGHGLQDAQKTMGIVVMALVIADVQQSGDDIPVWVKIACAVMLSLGTYAGGWRIMRTLGRKIIELDPPQGFAAETTGASIMFGSAFLFHAPISTTHVITSAIMGVGATKRVNAVRWGVAKNIILGWFITMPAAALVAAASYYVVKLFFG; the protein is encoded by the coding sequence GTGGACACCTTCGCTCTGATCGTGACCATCGGTGTCGCGCTCGGCTTCACGTATACGAACGGCTTCCACGACTCCGCCAACGCCATCGCCACCTCGGTGTCGACCCGGGCGCTGACCCCCCGGGCGGCGCTGGCGATGGCGGCGGTCATGAACCTCGCGGGTGCCTTCATGGGCAGCGGGGTCGCCAAGACCGTCAGTGAGGGGCTCATCGAGACCCCGACCGGCGACAAGGGGATGGGCATCCTCTTCGCCGCGCTGGTGGGCGCGATCATCTGGAACCTCGTCACCTGGTACTTCGGTCTGCCGTCCTCCTCCTCGCACGCGCTGTTCGGCGGCATGGTGGGCGCGGCGCTGGCCGGTGGCACCGAGGTGCTGTGGGGCGGCGTCCTCGACAAGGTCGTCATCCCGATGTTCATCTCGCCGGTCGTCGGTCTCGTCGCCGGTTACCTGGTCATGTGCGCGATCATGTGGATGTTCCGCAAGGCCAACCCGCACAAGGCCAAGCGCGGCTTCCGTATCGCGCAGACGGTGTCGGCGGCCGGCATGGCGCTCGGCCACGGTCTGCAGGACGCGCAGAAGACGATGGGCATCGTGGTGATGGCCCTGGTCATCGCCGATGTGCAGCAGTCGGGCGACGACATCCCGGTGTGGGTGAAGATCGCCTGTGCCGTGATGCTCTCGCTCGGTACGTACGCGGGCGGCTGGCGCATCATGCGGACGCTCGGCCGCAAGATCATCGAGCTGGACCCGCCGCAGGGTTTCGCGGCGGAGACGACGGGTGCGTCGATCATGTTCGGCTCGGCGTTCCTCTTCCACGCGCCGATCTCGACGACCCACGTCATCACCTCCGCGATCATGGGCGTCGGCGCGACGAAGCGCGTCAACGCGGTGCGGTGGGGTGTCGCCAAGAACATCATCCTGGGCTGGTTCATCACGATGCCGGCCGCCGCGCTGGTCGCTGCCGCGAGCTACTACGTGGTGAAGCTGTTCTTCGGCTGA
- a CDS encoding DUF47 domain-containing protein, translating to MRFRLTPRETSFYDMFAASADNIVTGSKLLMELLGAEPSARAEIAERMRAAEHAGDDATHAIFHQLNSSFITPFDREDIYNLASSLDDIMDFMEEAVDLVVLYNVEELPKGVEQQIEVLARAAELTAEAMPNLRTMANLTEYWIEVNRLENQADQIHRKLLAQLFNGKYDAIEVLKLKQIVDVLEEAADAFEHVANTVETIAVKES from the coding sequence GTGCGATTTCGTCTGACCCCCAGGGAGACGAGCTTCTACGACATGTTCGCCGCGTCCGCGGACAACATCGTCACGGGCTCGAAGCTCCTGATGGAACTGCTCGGAGCGGAGCCTTCCGCCCGGGCCGAGATCGCGGAGCGGATGCGGGCAGCGGAGCACGCCGGCGACGACGCTACCCACGCGATCTTCCACCAGCTGAACTCCTCCTTCATCACGCCCTTCGACCGTGAGGACATCTACAACCTCGCGTCGTCCCTCGACGACATCATGGACTTCATGGAGGAGGCCGTCGACCTGGTCGTCCTCTATAACGTCGAGGAACTCCCCAAGGGTGTCGAGCAGCAGATCGAGGTCCTGGCCCGGGCGGCGGAGCTGACCGCCGAGGCCATGCCGAACCTGCGGACGATGGCCAACCTCACGGAGTACTGGATCGAGGTCAACCGTCTGGAGAACCAGGCCGACCAGATCCACCGCAAGCTGCTCGCGCAGCTCTTCAACGGCAAGTACGACGCCATCGAGGTGCTCAAGCTCAAGCAGATCGTCGACGTGCTGGAAGAGGCGGCCGACGCCTTCGAGCACGTCGCCAACACGGTGGAGACCATCGCGGTCAAGGAGTCCTGA